From Salinirubellus salinus, the proteins below share one genomic window:
- a CDS encoding DUF368 domain-containing protein, whose translation MTDESPTAGDGGTDTAGATPRLDTDDGLRDYLVVYLKGTAMGTADAVPGVSGGTIALIAGIYERLIAAITDFDVDLLRSLLGVHTADGRAEFLGRVRALDLAFLVSLGLGVATALITVSRVLEVALVEYTALTFAFFFGLIAASAVVLYGEVHVNTPRRVAAAVFGFVFAFVLTGEVTAILPNTPLVVFLAGVVAISAMILPGISGSFLLLVLGQYEYVVRSLRQFTDAVVAFDASALVADGSVLASFAAGAVVGLLTISRVIEWALEHYRPATLTFLVSLMVGALRLPAERVLGATPEFTPAVVAPLVLAAVVGAGAVLALDHFTEDLL comes from the coding sequence GTGACGGACGAGTCGCCGACGGCCGGTGACGGCGGCACGGACACCGCCGGCGCTACCCCCCGACTCGACACCGACGACGGCCTTCGGGACTACCTCGTCGTCTACCTGAAGGGCACGGCCATGGGGACCGCGGACGCGGTCCCGGGCGTCTCCGGCGGGACCATCGCGCTCATCGCGGGTATCTACGAGCGACTCATCGCGGCCATCACGGACTTCGACGTCGACCTGTTGCGGTCACTGCTCGGCGTCCACACCGCCGACGGGCGCGCCGAGTTCCTCGGACGGGTCCGGGCGCTCGACCTCGCGTTCCTCGTCTCGCTCGGTCTCGGCGTCGCCACGGCGCTGATCACCGTCTCACGGGTGCTGGAGGTGGCGCTCGTCGAGTACACCGCGCTCACGTTCGCGTTCTTCTTCGGCCTCATCGCCGCGAGCGCCGTCGTCCTCTACGGCGAGGTCCACGTGAACACCCCGCGTCGCGTCGCGGCGGCCGTCTTCGGCTTCGTCTTCGCGTTCGTCCTCACGGGCGAGGTGACGGCCATCCTGCCGAACACGCCGCTGGTCGTCTTCCTCGCGGGCGTCGTCGCCATCTCGGCGATGATACTCCCCGGCATCTCGGGGTCGTTCCTCCTGCTCGTCCTCGGACAGTACGAGTACGTCGTCCGGTCGCTGCGGCAGTTCACCGACGCCGTCGTCGCGTTCGACGCCTCGGCGCTCGTGGCCGACGGGTCCGTCCTCGCGTCGTTCGCCGCGGGCGCCGTCGTCGGCCTGCTCACCATCTCGCGGGTCATCGAGTGGGCGCTCGAACACTACCGCCCGGCGACGCTCACGTTCCTCGTGAGCCTGATGGTGGGGGCGCTGCGCCTCCCGGCCGAACGGGTGCTCGGAGCCACGCCGGAGTTCACGCCCGCCGTCGTCGCGCCACTCGTCCTCGCCGCCGTCGTCGGCGCGGGGGCGGTGCTGGCGCTCGACCACTTCACCGAGGACCTCCTGTAG
- a CDS encoding oligosaccharyl transferase, archaeosortase A system-associated, which yields MSQPSESESLSERIEGLDGALDSLREVYHVPLLGAMFAFMLWVRARHWERFQVDGQVLFSGNDAWYHYRMVEYTVRNFPATMPFDPWTRFPEGTSVGQFGTLFDQLMALAALIVGLGSPTTEQIRMVVLFTPAVMGALVIVPVYLIGARLSNRVGGLVAALVVALTPGQFLTRSLVGFADHHVAETMFMALAALALLVAIDVAMRDKPAWELLRAGEFDALRPTLLWSGLAGVAAALYIWVWPPGVFFVGILGVFFGVAMLLQYVSGVSPDHLGIVGVTVGLVAAVLALVPISEFGLSATNFSLAQPLLALGLAAGAAVVAGGARVWDARDLDKRGFPLALLTLAFGSAFVVALVLPDVFGFFSTQVTRVVGLSSTATALTVGEAQPPSNPSQFIYDSYGLAFFTAVAGLVLALYRSATDRELAPKFLFLAVWGVFLFLATMTQQRFDYYLVLAVASANAVFFSWVFDLVDLGSLARDVSNLSAYQVLTILAVVMVLTVPMTYRPGGTYANAMQSADQQAGPGLVQNWDESLAWMSTETPEVGAYGTGDEGELLEYYGTYPRQDDFAYSEGSYGVISWWDYGHWITTLGERPAFANPFQQNAEQAANFLLATNETEASGVLVSESGEQTRYVMLDYQLGLAGTRKYSAPAAWESAHDVTGGELSQPVLVQSQGSLQLGFSAKTERGMRSMRTRLYEHHGSAVGPESANSALGSTVVVVDWETTSIQGQQYPVLPSNNQPLRAFGNLSEAEEFVRQDGTAQVGGVLGEPPTDLPALQHYRLVDTSPQNTASETPASRIFRFTEAARTQQNPNALQPINVQPWVKTFERVEGATVEGEGPADTTVTARVRMQVPGGAGNFTYVQHAETDADGQFEMVLPYSTTGYDEYGPENGYTNVSVRATGPYQFSTQPTANESAYITRSFASVDVSEGQVVGAEDGPVQVTMEEQVLSQPEGANTNGTDSTNTSDSTTDTSTNSSDSTSTDGTNSTSTNTTSTNDTASLVRPPVVAPTRG from the coding sequence ATGAGTCAACCCTCCGAGTCCGAGTCGCTCTCGGAGCGCATCGAGGGCCTCGACGGCGCTCTCGACAGCCTCCGTGAGGTGTACCACGTCCCCCTGCTGGGGGCGATGTTCGCGTTCATGCTCTGGGTCCGCGCCCGCCACTGGGAGCGGTTCCAGGTGGACGGACAGGTGCTCTTCTCCGGCAACGACGCCTGGTACCACTACCGGATGGTCGAGTACACCGTCCGGAACTTCCCCGCGACGATGCCGTTCGACCCGTGGACCCGCTTCCCCGAGGGCACGAGCGTCGGCCAGTTCGGCACCCTGTTCGACCAGCTGATGGCGCTGGCCGCCCTGATCGTCGGCCTCGGCTCCCCGACCACCGAGCAGATCCGGATGGTCGTCCTGTTCACGCCCGCCGTGATGGGCGCGCTCGTCATCGTCCCGGTCTACCTCATCGGCGCGCGGCTCTCGAACCGCGTCGGTGGGCTGGTCGCGGCGCTCGTCGTCGCGCTCACGCCCGGCCAGTTCCTCACCCGCTCGCTCGTCGGCTTCGCCGACCACCACGTCGCCGAGACGATGTTCATGGCGCTGGCGGCGCTCGCGCTGCTGGTCGCCATCGACGTGGCGATGCGCGACAAGCCCGCCTGGGAACTCCTCCGCGCCGGCGAGTTCGACGCGCTCCGCCCGACGTTGCTCTGGAGCGGGCTGGCCGGCGTCGCCGCCGCGCTCTACATCTGGGTGTGGCCACCGGGCGTCTTCTTCGTCGGTATCCTCGGCGTCTTCTTCGGCGTCGCCATGCTCCTCCAGTACGTCAGCGGCGTCAGTCCGGACCACCTCGGTATCGTCGGCGTCACCGTCGGCCTCGTCGCGGCCGTCCTCGCGCTGGTCCCCATCAGCGAGTTCGGCCTGAGCGCGACGAACTTCTCGTTGGCCCAGCCGTTGCTCGCCCTCGGACTCGCCGCCGGCGCCGCCGTCGTCGCCGGCGGCGCCCGCGTCTGGGACGCCCGTGACCTCGACAAGCGCGGGTTCCCGCTCGCGCTCTTGACCCTCGCGTTCGGGTCGGCGTTCGTCGTCGCGCTCGTGCTCCCCGACGTGTTCGGCTTCTTCAGCACGCAGGTGACCCGCGTCGTCGGCCTCTCGAGCACGGCGACGGCACTCACCGTCGGCGAGGCCCAGCCCCCGTCGAACCCCTCGCAGTTCATCTACGACTCCTACGGCCTCGCGTTCTTCACCGCCGTCGCCGGCCTCGTGCTGGCGCTCTACCGCTCGGCGACCGACCGCGAACTCGCCCCGAAGTTCCTGTTCCTCGCCGTCTGGGGCGTGTTCCTCTTCCTGGCGACGATGACCCAGCAGCGCTTCGACTACTACCTCGTCCTCGCGGTGGCGAGCGCGAACGCCGTCTTCTTCTCGTGGGTGTTCGACCTCGTCGACCTCGGCTCGCTCGCCCGCGACGTCTCGAACCTCAGCGCCTACCAGGTGCTGACCATCCTCGCCGTCGTGATGGTGCTGACCGTGCCGATGACCTACCGGCCGGGCGGTACCTACGCCAACGCGATGCAGTCGGCCGACCAGCAGGCTGGTCCCGGCCTCGTCCAGAACTGGGACGAGTCGCTGGCGTGGATGAGCACGGAGACCCCCGAGGTCGGTGCCTACGGGACCGGCGACGAGGGCGAACTCCTCGAGTACTACGGCACGTACCCGCGACAGGACGACTTCGCCTACTCCGAGGGGAGTTACGGCGTGATATCGTGGTGGGACTACGGCCACTGGATCACGACGCTCGGCGAGCGGCCGGCGTTCGCCAACCCGTTCCAGCAGAACGCCGAGCAGGCGGCGAACTTCCTGCTGGCGACCAACGAGACTGAGGCGAGTGGCGTCCTCGTGAGCGAGAGTGGCGAGCAGACCCGCTACGTGATGCTCGACTACCAGCTCGGGCTCGCCGGCACGCGGAAGTACTCCGCGCCGGCGGCCTGGGAGTCCGCGCACGACGTGACCGGGGGCGAACTCTCGCAGCCGGTACTCGTCCAGTCTCAGGGGAGCCTCCAGCTCGGGTTCTCCGCGAAGACCGAGCGCGGGATGCGCTCGATGCGCACCCGACTCTACGAGCACCACGGTAGCGCCGTCGGGCCGGAGTCCGCGAACAGCGCGCTCGGCAGCACGGTGGTCGTCGTCGACTGGGAGACGACGAGCATCCAGGGCCAGCAGTACCCGGTCCTGCCGTCGAACAACCAGCCGCTCCGCGCGTTCGGTAACCTCTCGGAGGCCGAGGAGTTCGTCCGGCAGGACGGCACCGCGCAGGTGGGTGGCGTCCTCGGCGAGCCGCCGACGGACCTGCCCGCGCTCCAGCACTACCGGCTGGTCGACACCAGCCCGCAGAACACGGCCAGCGAGACCCCTGCGAGTCGCATCTTCCGGTTCACGGAGGCCGCTCGTACACAGCAGAACCCGAACGCGCTCCAGCCCATCAACGTCCAGCCGTGGGTCAAGACGTTCGAGCGCGTCGAGGGCGCCACCGTCGAGGGTGAGGGGCCGGCCGACACCACGGTCACCGCGCGCGTCCGGATGCAGGTGCCCGGCGGCGCGGGGAACTTCACCTACGTCCAGCACGCCGAGACGGACGCCGACGGGCAGTTCGAGATGGTGCTCCCGTACTCCACGACGGGCTACGACGAGTACGGCCCGGAGAACGGCTACACGAACGTCAGCGTCCGGGCGACGGGTCCGTACCAGTTCAGCACCCAGCCGACGGCCAACGAGTCGGCGTACATCACGCGTTCGTTCGCCAGCGTGGACGTGAGCGAGGGACAGGTCGTCGGTGCCGAGGACGGCCCGGTGCAGGTGACGATGGAGGAGCAGGTGCTCTCCCAGCCCGAGGGCGCGAACACGAACGGGACGGACAGCACGAACACGTCGGACTCGACGACCGACACGAGCACGAACTCGAGCGACTCGACGAGCACCGACGGGACGAACAGCACGTCGACCAACACCACCAGCACGAACGACACGGCGTCGCTCGTGCGACCGCCGGTCGTCGCACCGACGCGAGGCTAG
- a CDS encoding gamma carbonic anhydrase family protein codes for MTIRSYQGTEPDIHPDAYVDPAATVIGEVTIEADASVWPNVVLRGDHGAIRLREGANVQDNSVVHEGADIGRYATVGHTAIVHGCEVGERALVGMGSIVLDDCVVGEQAMVGANALVTEGTEISDYAVAMGTPAEVVREGGEGESPWAFAADVYTDLADAHATESEVLYEQWPPADDEG; via the coding sequence ATGACCATCCGCTCGTACCAGGGCACCGAACCGGACATCCACCCCGACGCGTACGTCGACCCGGCGGCGACCGTCATCGGCGAGGTGACCATCGAGGCCGACGCCTCCGTCTGGCCGAACGTCGTCCTCCGCGGCGACCACGGCGCCATCCGCTTGCGGGAGGGCGCGAACGTCCAAGACAACAGCGTCGTCCACGAGGGTGCGGACATCGGTCGGTACGCGACCGTCGGGCACACGGCCATCGTCCACGGCTGCGAGGTGGGCGAGCGTGCGCTCGTCGGGATGGGGAGCATCGTCCTCGACGACTGCGTCGTCGGCGAACAGGCGATGGTCGGCGCGAACGCACTGGTCACCGAGGGGACCGAGATCTCGGACTACGCGGTGGCGATGGGAACGCCCGCCGAGGTGGTGCGCGAGGGGGGGGAGGGCGAGTCCCCGTGGGCGTTCGCCGCCGACGTGTACACAGACCTCGCGGACGCGCACGCGACGGAGAGCGAGGTGCTGTACGAGCAGTGGCCGCCGGCCGACGACGAGGGCTGA
- the glpK gene encoding glycerol kinase GlpK — protein sequence MSEYVAAVDQGTTGTRCMVFDRAGRVVGSAYETHEQFYPEPGWVEHDAVEIWENTVAVVRDALEAADCAGSDLAAIGVTNQRETTVLWDRETGEPVAPAIVWQDRRTTERVERLEQEGRAPEIRRRTGLEPDAYFSATKLEWLLEEADPIEPDRSGPGVRERAEAGDLAFGTIDSWLVWKLTGEHVTDVTNASRTMLFDVHELAWDDDLLAEFSVPHAVLPEVRPSSDEAEYGRTDPDGLLGAAVPVTAALGDQQAALFGQCCFEAGEAKNTYGTGSFLLCNTGTEAVESDHGLLTTVAFQRSGEAPRYALEGSVFVTGAAVEWLTDVGLVEEAAETERLARSVDSPDGVYFVPAFTGLGAPHWDGRARGTIVGMTRGTGREHLVRATLEAIAFQTRDVVEAMAADAGPVESLQVDGGAVKNSFLCRLQADALGVPVVRPEVDETTALGAAYAAGLAVGYWDDLDDLRANHRVDRTFDPDPDAAVADRYDRWLEAVERAKGWAAD from the coding sequence GTGTCCGAGTACGTCGCCGCCGTCGACCAGGGGACCACCGGCACCCGGTGTATGGTGTTCGACCGAGCGGGCCGGGTCGTCGGGAGTGCCTACGAGACCCACGAGCAGTTCTACCCCGAGCCGGGGTGGGTCGAACACGACGCCGTCGAGATCTGGGAGAACACGGTAGCGGTGGTCCGCGACGCGCTCGAGGCGGCCGACTGTGCCGGGTCCGACCTCGCGGCCATCGGCGTGACGAACCAGCGCGAGACGACGGTCCTCTGGGACCGCGAGACCGGCGAGCCGGTCGCCCCCGCCATCGTCTGGCAGGACCGCCGGACGACCGAGCGCGTCGAGCGACTCGAACAGGAGGGTCGTGCGCCGGAGATACGCCGACGGACGGGGCTGGAGCCGGACGCGTACTTCTCGGCGACGAAACTGGAGTGGCTGCTGGAGGAGGCCGACCCCATCGAACCGGACCGGAGCGGGCCGGGCGTCCGCGAGCGGGCCGAGGCCGGCGACCTCGCGTTCGGCACGATAGACTCGTGGCTGGTCTGGAAGCTCACCGGCGAGCACGTCACGGACGTCACGAACGCCTCGCGGACGATGCTGTTCGACGTCCACGAGCTGGCGTGGGACGACGACCTGCTGGCGGAGTTCTCGGTGCCGCATGCGGTGCTCCCCGAGGTCCGGCCCTCCAGCGACGAGGCGGAGTACGGCCGGACCGACCCGGACGGCTTGCTCGGCGCCGCGGTGCCGGTGACGGCCGCGCTCGGCGACCAGCAGGCCGCCCTGTTCGGCCAGTGCTGTTTCGAGGCCGGCGAGGCCAAGAACACCTACGGGACGGGGTCGTTCCTGCTCTGTAACACCGGCACCGAGGCCGTCGAGAGCGACCACGGCCTGCTGACGACCGTCGCGTTCCAGCGATCGGGCGAGGCCCCACGCTACGCGCTGGAGGGGTCGGTGTTCGTCACCGGCGCAGCCGTCGAGTGGCTCACGGACGTCGGCCTCGTCGAGGAGGCAGCCGAGACCGAGCGCCTCGCCCGGTCGGTTGACTCGCCCGATGGCGTCTACTTCGTCCCCGCTTTCACCGGCCTCGGGGCGCCCCACTGGGACGGCCGGGCCCGCGGCACCATCGTCGGGATGACCCGCGGGACGGGTCGTGAACACCTCGTCCGGGCGACGCTGGAGGCCATCGCCTTCCAGACGCGCGACGTGGTCGAGGCGATGGCGGCCGACGCTGGCCCCGTCGAGAGCCTGCAGGTCGACGGCGGGGCGGTGAAGAACTCCTTCCTGTGCCGGTTGCAAGCCGACGCGCTCGGGGTACCCGTGGTCCGCCCGGAGGTGGACGAGACGACGGCGCTCGGGGCGGCCTACGCCGCGGGCCTCGCGGTGGGCTACTGGGACGACCTCGACGACCTGCGGGCGAACCACCGGGTCGACCGGACGTTCGACCCGGACCCGGACGCCGCGGTGGCCGACCGCTACGACCGGTGGTTGGAGGCCGTCGAACGCGCGAAGGGGTGGGCAGCGGACTGA
- the aglG gene encoding glucosyl-dolichyl phosphate glucuronosyltransferase, with amino-acid sequence MRVSVVLCTHTLDRYEHLREAARSVQRGTYDDWELVLVSDGNPEVAERMHEEFAAEREVGDAVVHENDENLGLLGARNNGARIASGDVVAFLDDDAIADERWLELLVAAYEERDPVAVGGRMVPAWVAGKPAYLPAEFYWLVGVTHRGFGPDGGWDGWTTAGEVRNTKGSNISFRAEVFESLDGFETDIGGRKGDNHLQGGETELCARMRAEYGEGVWYVPEAEVAHKVFEYRTEPRWLLERAFWQGYSKRGMEHFVPESAGEEDAFLADLLTEFVPRRLRSLVRRPSTAKLSQLLFLGLFTAFVGVGYLYGATKWR; translated from the coding sequence ATGCGCGTCTCCGTCGTCCTCTGTACGCACACGCTGGACCGCTACGAGCACCTCCGGGAGGCGGCCCGGTCGGTCCAGCGGGGCACCTACGACGACTGGGAGCTGGTCCTCGTCAGCGACGGCAACCCCGAGGTGGCCGAGCGGATGCACGAGGAGTTCGCCGCCGAGCGCGAGGTCGGCGACGCGGTGGTCCACGAGAACGACGAGAACCTCGGCCTGCTCGGCGCCCGGAACAACGGCGCTCGGATCGCGTCGGGCGACGTGGTCGCCTTCCTCGACGACGACGCTATCGCCGACGAGCGCTGGCTGGAACTGCTCGTCGCGGCCTACGAGGAGCGCGACCCCGTCGCCGTCGGTGGCCGGATGGTCCCCGCGTGGGTCGCCGGCAAACCCGCGTACCTCCCCGCGGAGTTCTACTGGCTCGTCGGCGTGACCCACCGTGGCTTCGGGCCGGACGGCGGCTGGGACGGCTGGACCACCGCGGGCGAGGTGCGCAACACGAAGGGGTCGAACATCTCCTTCCGCGCCGAGGTGTTCGAGTCGCTCGACGGCTTCGAGACGGACATCGGGGGCCGGAAGGGCGACAACCACCTGCAGGGCGGCGAGACCGAACTCTGTGCCCGGATGCGCGCCGAGTACGGCGAGGGCGTCTGGTACGTCCCCGAGGCCGAGGTCGCGCACAAGGTGTTCGAGTACCGGACCGAACCGCGCTGGCTCCTTGAACGCGCGTTCTGGCAGGGCTACTCGAAACGCGGGATGGAGCACTTCGTCCCCGAGTCCGCGGGCGAGGAGGACGCGTTCCTCGCTGACCTGTTGACCGAGTTCGTGCCCCGTCGACTCCGGTCGCTCGTCCGTCGTCCCTCGACGGCGAAGCTATCGCAACTCCTGTTCCTCGGCCTGTTCACGGCGTTCGTGGGGGTCGGCTACCTCTACGGCGCGACGAAGTGGCGGTAG
- a CDS encoding universal stress protein: MTVLAAVDGERDYDRVVAVGKDLAEAHDETLVVLHVMPDEEFADRQEKPDYYLDTAEEDARSTARRVVRATLGGFDGVEVAGEVGDVVETIIREAGYREARYIVAGGERRSPVGKALFGDVTQDLLLEATCPVVTVLRDRYEAEDRDA, encoded by the coding sequence ATGACCGTACTCGCGGCCGTCGACGGCGAACGGGACTACGACCGCGTGGTCGCCGTCGGCAAGGACCTGGCGGAGGCTCACGACGAGACGCTCGTGGTCCTGCACGTGATGCCGGACGAGGAGTTCGCGGACCGGCAGGAGAAACCCGACTACTACCTCGACACGGCCGAGGAGGACGCCCGGAGCACCGCCCGTCGCGTCGTCCGCGCGACGCTCGGCGGGTTCGACGGCGTCGAGGTGGCCGGCGAGGTCGGCGACGTTGTCGAGACCATCATCCGCGAGGCCGGCTACCGCGAGGCCCGCTACATCGTCGCCGGCGGCGAGCGCCGGAGCCCCGTCGGCAAGGCGCTGTTCGGCGACGTGACACAGGACCTCCTCCTGGAGGCCACCTGCCCGGTGGTGACCGTACTCCGCGACCGGTACGAGGCCGAGGACCGGGACGCGTAG
- a CDS encoding rhomboid family intramembrane serine protease yields MSLTDRPTVQTALACLGVFVVQSVLGVLGVGVGAFALSLPLWVRPWTLVLATYAHVGVAHLVANLLALVLVGLVVERGTTPLRFHAFFLLAGALAGVAELLVAALFAGGTAVVGASGAVFALLGYALAGNRAVGAVGRRVRLDRSLTLGLYVAVALVLTIATAGPGLALVAHFTGLLLGLLAGRRRLLQSPDARPVVTER; encoded by the coding sequence GTGTCGCTCACCGACCGACCGACGGTCCAGACGGCCCTCGCGTGTCTCGGCGTCTTCGTCGTCCAGTCCGTGCTGGGCGTCCTCGGTGTCGGCGTGGGGGCGTTCGCGCTCTCCCTCCCGCTCTGGGTGCGGCCGTGGACGCTCGTCCTCGCTACCTACGCCCACGTCGGGGTGGCGCACCTCGTGGCGAACCTCCTCGCGCTCGTGCTCGTCGGCCTCGTCGTCGAACGTGGAACCACCCCGCTCCGGTTCCACGCGTTCTTCCTCCTCGCGGGGGCGCTCGCGGGCGTGGCGGAACTGCTCGTCGCCGCGCTGTTCGCGGGGGGGACGGCGGTCGTCGGCGCCTCGGGCGCGGTGTTCGCCCTGCTCGGGTACGCGCTGGCCGGGAACCGCGCGGTGGGGGCCGTCGGTCGTCGAGTGCGTCTCGACCGGTCGCTCACGCTCGGCCTCTACGTCGCCGTCGCGCTGGTGCTCACCATCGCGACGGCCGGGCCGGGACTCGCGCTGGTCGCCCACTTCACCGGCCTGTTGCTGGGACTGCTGGCCGGCCGGCGTCGACTGCTCCAGAGCCCGGACGCCCGCCCGGTCGTGACCGAACGGTGA
- a CDS encoding saccharopine dehydrogenase family protein — protein sequence MLCIYGAYGYTGELVAETAVEAGLDPVLAGRNGARLADVAAANDCEYRAFPVEETGANLDGVDTLLNCAGPFVDTYEPVVDACLEHGVDYLDITGEIAVFEGIAARDGVAADADATLLPGVGFDVVPTDCTARHLADRLPDATHLELAFAGLSSVSRGTALSALESLGQGGAVRRDGRLLHRPVAHATRRVPFADRERTVTAIPWGDLATAPWTTGVPNVTTYAAIPQVARLGMRGSRFLPSAGLRLAKPLLQTLVERTVEGPSERRRERGRAEVWGEARDERTGESVQTRLTTPEPYALTADAAVAAAERVLGGDADPGFQTPGGAFGAAFVTDLPGVSGFDDL from the coding sequence GTGCTCTGCATCTACGGCGCCTACGGCTACACCGGCGAACTCGTCGCCGAGACGGCGGTCGAGGCGGGACTCGACCCCGTGCTGGCCGGACGGAACGGGGCTCGACTCGCCGACGTGGCCGCGGCCAACGACTGCGAGTACCGTGCGTTCCCCGTCGAGGAGACGGGCGCGAACCTCGACGGCGTCGACACCTTGCTGAACTGTGCGGGGCCGTTCGTCGACACCTACGAGCCCGTCGTCGACGCCTGTCTCGAGCACGGCGTCGACTACCTGGACATCACCGGAGAGATAGCGGTGTTCGAGGGTATCGCGGCCCGCGACGGGGTGGCCGCGGACGCCGACGCCACCCTGCTGCCCGGCGTCGGCTTCGACGTGGTGCCGACCGACTGCACCGCCCGCCACCTCGCTGACCGACTCCCGGACGCGACGCACCTCGAACTCGCGTTCGCGGGCCTCTCCTCCGTCTCGCGGGGGACGGCGCTCTCGGCACTGGAGAGTCTCGGACAGGGGGGCGCGGTCCGCCGCGACGGGAGACTGCTCCACAGGCCGGTCGCCCACGCCACCCGCAGGGTCCCGTTCGCGGACCGCGAGCGGACGGTGACGGCCATCCCGTGGGGCGACCTCGCGACGGCCCCGTGGACCACTGGCGTCCCGAACGTGACGACCTACGCGGCCATCCCGCAGGTGGCCCGGCTCGGGATGCGCGGGTCGCGGTTCCTCCCGTCGGCAGGGCTGCGGCTGGCGAAGCCACTCCTGCAGACGCTGGTGGAGCGCACCGTCGAGGGGCCCAGCGAGCGACGGCGTGAACGCGGCCGGGCGGAGGTGTGGGGCGAGGCACGCGACGAGCGGACCGGCGAGTCGGTCCAGACACGGCTCACGACGCCCGAGCCCTACGCGCTGACCGCCGACGCCGCCGTGGCGGCGGCCGAGCGCGTCCTCGGGGGGGACGCCGATCCGGGCTTCCAGACGCCGGGCGGCGCGTTCGGTGCCGCGTTCGTCACCGACCTGCCGGGGGTCTCCGGGTTCGACGACCTGTGA
- a CDS encoding FAD-dependent oxidoreductase, with translation MDHETDVVVVGGGATGVGVARDLSLRGVDVTLLDRDGLSAGTTGHTHGVLHSGGRYANDDPDGARECIRENRVLRNVAPVAVTDTGGLLVSCEADDPAYLEEKREACEACGIPTERLEGAALRERAPELPETVRAALAVPDAVVHPSPLVAATAGDAADRGARIETHTPVTDLVVEDDTVVGVETPAGTARAAHVVNAAGAWAGQVASTAGADLEMHPSKGVMVVVDREASAVLNRARPPSDGDIVVPVGGRAILGTTSETVADPDDYPREGAATAAMVEAAHALLPDLTEDEVVRSYWGVRPIPAVAGEGRDASRGFLVRDHGETDGVAGLTSVVGGKLTTHRLMAEATADRVCEELGVDADCETAETPLPDDADRVASLVERYDAASPADADRR, from the coding sequence ATGGACCACGAGACGGACGTCGTCGTCGTCGGTGGGGGCGCGACGGGCGTCGGCGTCGCTCGCGACCTGTCGCTGCGCGGTGTCGACGTGACGCTGCTCGACCGGGACGGCCTCTCGGCGGGGACGACGGGCCACACCCACGGCGTCCTCCACTCCGGCGGTCGGTACGCGAACGACGACCCGGACGGTGCCCGCGAGTGCATCCGCGAGAACCGTGTCCTCCGGAACGTCGCGCCCGTCGCCGTCACGGACACGGGGGGCCTCCTCGTCTCCTGCGAGGCCGACGACCCCGCGTACCTCGAGGAGAAGCGCGAGGCCTGCGAGGCGTGTGGCATCCCGACCGAGCGACTCGAGGGCGCGGCCCTCCGCGAGCGAGCGCCCGAACTCCCGGAGACGGTGCGGGCCGCCCTCGCCGTCCCGGACGCCGTCGTCCACCCCTCACCGCTGGTCGCGGCGACGGCGGGCGACGCGGCCGACCGGGGCGCACGCATCGAGACGCACACCCCCGTCACCGACCTCGTCGTCGAGGACGACACCGTCGTCGGCGTCGAGACGCCCGCGGGCACGGCCCGTGCGGCCCACGTCGTGAACGCGGCGGGCGCGTGGGCCGGGCAGGTGGCGTCGACGGCCGGCGCCGATCTCGAGATGCACCCCTCGAAGGGCGTGATGGTGGTCGTCGACCGCGAGGCGTCGGCGGTGCTGAACCGCGCCCGCCCCCCGAGCGACGGCGACATCGTCGTCCCCGTCGGTGGGCGCGCCATCCTCGGGACGACGAGCGAGACCGTCGCGGACCCGGACGACTACCCGCGGGAGGGCGCGGCGACCGCGGCGATGGTCGAGGCTGCGCACGCGCTCCTCCCGGACCTGACCGAGGACGAGGTCGTCCGGTCGTACTGGGGGGTCCGCCCGATCCCCGCCGTCGCCGGCGAGGGGCGGGACGCCTCGCGCGGGTTCCTCGTGCGAGACCACGGCGAGACAGACGGCGTCGCCGGCCTGACCAGCGTCGTCGGGGGGAAGCTCACCACCCACAGGCTGATGGCCGAGGCGACGGCCGATCGGGTGTGCGAGGAACTGGGCGTCGACGCCGACTGCGAGACGGCCGAGACGCCGCTCCCCGACGACGCCGACCGGGTCGCGTCGCTCGTCGAGCGATACGACGCCGCCTCCCCCGCCGACGCGGACCGGCGGTAG